A stretch of Amblyraja radiata isolate CabotCenter1 chromosome 34, sAmbRad1.1.pri, whole genome shotgun sequence DNA encodes these proteins:
- the c34h15orf65 gene encoding uncharacterized protein C15orf65 homolog, which translates to MADCHVPSPARRVQFKEPECDDFNFKQPFVSKPESNEPPKDLNSSPTRKVLLKDSEFDCLNQFIASKPDSGAVTCDGQNPLPIPNNESEECEANNRPIAPKADFEYPAYDDPCAPNTGMDGFRTSVCDDFSTSIAPAVVGIKDSICDNYCFTPGEPLGDTLRDDFNPSTSLIVPLDSICHDLKSGLECKDASGDLTQSYAPHVEDKKETRCDDPIPVRPPTTKDKKLWIPCANPGNPVFSCMEKIPTSPQSPAPFVKPQNPLFRTTSADYGSNEPTCDIAPSVYKPLSQSFSQALQAGGMYRNSSLNTTSDKKRIHDLLAL; encoded by the coding sequence ATGGCTGACTGTCACGTCCCATCGCCTGCTCGAAGGGTCCAGTTCAAAGAACCAGAATGTGACGACTTCAACTTCAAGCAGCCCTTTGTTTCAAAGCCGGAATCTAATGAGCCGCCGAAGGATCTCAATTCATCTCCGACTCGTAAGGTCCTGCTTAAGGACAGCGAGTTCGACTGTCTCAACCAGTTCATCGCTTCAAAGCCCGATTCTGGTGCTGTAACTTGTGATGGTCAAAACCCGCTGCCCATCCCAAATAATGAATCTGAAGAGTGCGAAGCGAACAATCGACCCATTGCTCCAAAGGCGGACTTCGAATACCCCGCGTATGATGATCCCTGTGCGCCAAACACTGGAATGGATGGATTTAGAACCTCAGTCTGCGACGACTTCAGCACATCTATCGCTCCAGCTGTTGTTGGCATTAAGGACTCCATCTGTGACAACTACTGTTTCACTCCAGGGGAGCCTTTGGGAGATACGTTGCGTGATGATTTCAACCCTTCCACTTCTTTAATAGTTCCATTGGATTCCATATGTCACGACCTAAAATCAGGCCTTGAATGCAAAGACGCAAGTGGTGATCTCACGCAATCCTATGCTCCACATGTTGAGGATAAAAAGGAAACGAGATGCGACGATCCTATTCCCGTCCGCCCTCCAACGACAAAGGATAAGAAGCTGTGGATTCCCTGTGCGAACCCTGGCAACCCTGTCTTTTCCTGCATGGAAAAGATCCCAACGTCGCCACAATCCCCGGCTCCATTCGTGAAACCCCAGAATCCGCTGTTCAGAACAACCTCTGCCGATTATGGATCCAATGAACCGACTTGTGACATTGCACCCTCTGTCTACAAACCGCTGTCGCAGTCGTTCTCGCAGGCGCTCCAAGCCGGTGGGATGTATCGTAACAGCTCCCTGAACACTACGTCGGATAAGAA